The following coding sequences lie in one Pelobacter seleniigenes DSM 18267 genomic window:
- a CDS encoding efflux RND transporter permease subunit, translated as MLIADAAINRRSTVFALMVIILVVGVYSYVVLPRESSPDITIPYVLVVTTYEGVSPGDIESLITHPIERKLKGLKDVEEVRSVSAEGSSMITIEFVPDIDIDNALQRVRDKVDQAKGDLPTDLENDPSIMEINLSEFPILMVSISGQVPETVLKATGEELEDRLEEIPGVLDVVMSGGREREIRIEFDPDRLYAYRISLAEVMSAIRQENVNIPGGSIDIGQGKYLLRVPGEFTDPAEIDNLVLTERDGKVIYFKDVARILDTFEDRVSYARLNDRRSVTLAIKKRTGTNIIAVADQVFELLHRAESQLPPGIDLAVTLNQSKDIRRMVSELENNIISGLILVVAVLFMFLGLRNSFFVALAIPFSMLMSFAVLNLLGMTLNMVVLFSLILALGMLVDNAIVIVENVYRHMQEGKSGIEAAKIAVTEVGWPVISSTITTLCAFFPMIFWPGIMGEFMKFLPETLIITLSASLFVALVINPTMCGHFMSLSKKDLLAERKPAWIIRFYSSTLEFALHHRFLVVCASILMLFGVAGTYFFLGHGVELFPDTEPNRAYIEIKAPEGTNLDASNALAKQVEQFALQEKDIRYVISEVGTSGSEEGGGNSVQSNMSKISLDFAERQDRKEDSREVLDRIRQQVTPLAGAEFKVEKQEEGPPTGPPVSVELSGDDIEVLGRLVQEAREKIKDVTGLVDLKDDFAKAKPEIRIDVDREKASLLNLSTAQISEMVKAAIGGTKLGVYREGEDEYDIIARMPELRRTSLADIENLLIPAADGSPIPLSTIAHIRVAAGYGSIRHIDQKRVVTISGDTFGRNSNEVLQEVQGRLTSLHLPAGYQINYSGEQEEQQKASAFLGKAFIAALLLIMLVLITQFDSVLQTLIVMSSVVLSLTGVFLGLMITAKPFGIIMTGIGIISLAGVVVNNAIVLIDYINQLIKEGLSVSDALVRAGVVRFRPVMLTAATTILGLLPMALGISFDFKTFSWEIGGESAQWWGPMAVAVIFGLAFATLLTLVVVPVLYSLADSAKRRFYRRKAG; from the coding sequence ATGCTGATTGCCGATGCGGCCATAAACCGGCGCAGTACCGTTTTTGCGCTGATGGTTATTATCCTGGTGGTTGGGGTCTACAGTTATGTCGTTCTGCCGCGCGAATCTTCGCCGGATATCACCATCCCTTATGTCTTGGTGGTGACCACCTATGAAGGGGTCTCTCCCGGGGATATCGAAAGCCTGATCACCCACCCCATCGAACGCAAGCTGAAGGGGCTCAAAGACGTAGAGGAGGTTCGTTCTGTCTCGGCGGAAGGCTCCTCCATGATTACCATCGAATTTGTCCCCGATATCGACATCGATAATGCCCTGCAACGGGTCCGCGACAAAGTCGACCAGGCCAAGGGCGACCTGCCCACGGACCTGGAGAACGATCCTTCCATCATGGAGATCAACCTGTCCGAGTTCCCGATCCTGATGGTTTCGATTTCCGGGCAAGTTCCGGAGACCGTGCTCAAAGCGACCGGGGAGGAGTTGGAAGATCGCCTGGAAGAGATCCCCGGAGTCCTTGATGTGGTGATGAGTGGCGGTCGCGAACGGGAAATCCGTATTGAGTTCGACCCGGACCGGCTCTATGCCTATCGGATCTCGCTGGCCGAGGTGATGAGTGCCATTCGGCAGGAGAATGTCAATATCCCGGGCGGCAGTATTGATATCGGCCAGGGGAAATACCTGCTGCGGGTGCCGGGGGAATTTACCGATCCTGCTGAAATCGACAACCTGGTGCTGACCGAGCGGGACGGCAAGGTCATCTATTTCAAGGATGTCGCCCGTATCCTCGACACCTTTGAGGATCGGGTCAGTTATGCCCGGCTCAATGACCGACGCAGCGTGACCCTGGCCATCAAAAAACGGACCGGCACCAACATCATTGCCGTGGCCGACCAGGTTTTTGAACTGCTGCACCGGGCCGAGAGCCAGCTGCCGCCGGGCATCGACCTGGCCGTGACCCTCAATCAGTCCAAGGATATCCGGCGCATGGTGTCCGAGCTGGAAAACAACATCATTTCCGGGCTCATCCTGGTGGTCGCCGTGCTGTTCATGTTCCTGGGGCTGCGGAACTCCTTCTTTGTCGCTCTGGCCATTCCGTTTTCCATGCTGATGTCGTTTGCGGTGCTGAACCTGCTCGGCATGACGCTGAACATGGTGGTGCTGTTCAGCCTTATTCTGGCTCTGGGAATGCTGGTCGATAACGCCATTGTCATTGTCGAAAACGTTTACCGGCACATGCAGGAAGGGAAGAGCGGGATTGAAGCGGCCAAGATCGCGGTCACCGAGGTCGGTTGGCCGGTCATCAGCTCAACCATCACCACGTTGTGCGCCTTTTTCCCGATGATCTTCTGGCCAGGTATCATGGGCGAGTTCATGAAATTCCTGCCCGAGACCCTGATCATCACCCTGTCCGCATCGCTCTTTGTCGCTCTGGTCATCAATCCGACCATGTGCGGGCATTTCATGTCCCTGAGCAAAAAGGATCTGCTTGCCGAACGGAAGCCGGCCTGGATTATCCGTTTCTACAGCAGCACCTTGGAATTTGCCCTTCATCATCGGTTCCTGGTGGTCTGTGCTTCGATTTTGATGCTTTTCGGCGTTGCCGGGACCTATTTTTTCCTCGGTCACGGGGTCGAACTGTTCCCCGATACCGAACCGAACCGGGCCTATATCGAGATCAAGGCCCCGGAAGGCACCAACCTCGATGCCAGCAACGCTTTGGCCAAACAGGTTGAGCAGTTTGCCCTGCAGGAAAAAGATATCCGCTATGTGATCTCTGAGGTCGGGACTTCGGGGAGTGAAGAGGGGGGCGGGAACAGCGTTCAGTCGAACATGAGTAAGATTTCCCTTGATTTCGCCGAGCGACAGGATCGCAAGGAAGATTCCCGGGAGGTTCTGGATCGGATTCGCCAGCAGGTCACCCCGTTGGCCGGGGCCGAATTCAAGGTCGAAAAACAGGAAGAGGGGCCGCCCACCGGGCCGCCGGTGAGTGTTGAACTCAGTGGGGACGATATCGAAGTGCTGGGCCGGTTGGTCCAGGAGGCCCGGGAGAAGATCAAGGATGTCACCGGTCTGGTCGACCTCAAGGACGATTTTGCCAAAGCCAAGCCCGAGATCAGGATCGATGTCGATCGGGAAAAAGCCAGTCTGTTGAATCTGTCCACGGCGCAAATTTCCGAAATGGTCAAGGCGGCCATCGGCGGGACCAAGCTCGGCGTCTACCGGGAAGGGGAGGACGAGTACGATATTATCGCGCGGATGCCTGAGCTGCGGCGGACCTCCCTGGCCGATATTGAAAACCTGTTGATCCCGGCTGCGGATGGGTCGCCGATCCCTTTGTCGACCATCGCCCATATTCGCGTGGCCGCCGGTTATGGGTCCATTCGCCATATCGACCAGAAACGGGTGGTCACTATTTCCGGTGATACCTTTGGTCGCAACAGCAATGAAGTCCTGCAGGAAGTACAGGGGCGCCTGACGAGCCTGCACTTGCCGGCAGGCTACCAGATCAACTATTCCGGTGAACAGGAAGAGCAGCAAAAGGCCTCGGCGTTTCTCGGCAAAGCCTTTATCGCTGCACTGCTGCTCATCATGCTGGTGTTGATCACCCAATTCGATTCGGTGTTGCAGACCCTGATCGTCATGTCGTCCGTGGTGCTTTCTCTGACCGGGGTTTTCCTTGGGCTGATGATCACGGCCAAACCTTTCGGCATTATCATGACCGGCATCGGGATCATCTCCCTGGCCGGGGTGGTGGTCAATAATGCCATTGTGCTCATCGATTATATCAACCAGCTCATCAAGGAGGGACTTTCGGTCAGCGATGCCCTGGTGCGGGCCGGCGTGGTTCGGTTCCGGCCGGTGATGCTGACCGCAGCCACCACGATTCTTGGCCTGCTGCCCATGGCCCTGGGAATCAGCTTTGATTTTAAAACTTTCAGCTGGGAGATCGGTGGCGAATCCGCGCAATGGTGGGGACCGATGGCGGTCGCGGTCATTTTCGGGCTGGCTTTTGCCACTCTGTTGACCCTGGTGGTGGTGCCGGTCTTATATTCCCTGGCTGATTCGGCAAAGCGGCGTTTCTATCGCCGCAAAGCGGGTTAG
- a CDS encoding amino acid aminotransferase — translation MFEKVQVAPADPILGLSELFKADPNPEKINLSVGVYQDNNGKTPILETVKEAEKIIYGSEGSKGYLPMTGDPVYCATTQELLFGEGHDIITSKRAATAQCPGGTGALRVAGDYLHLLHPDAKIWLSDPTWANHNTIFKAAGLQCEKYAYRNPKTNGLDFDAMLASIKQIPAGDVILLHGCCHNPTGIDPTPEQWAKIGAVLAERGILPLVDFAYQGLADGIEEDRQGLLELVKHVKQLLICSSYSKNFGLYCERTGALTVVADNPEQAATVMSQVKLRIRYIYSNPPAHGGKIVATILSNKELKARWIEEVAGIRNRINEMRHLFVKTLKEKGVDQDFSSIIEQRGMFSFSGLSKEQVLRLRDEYSIYIVDSGRINVAGMTTSNMDKLCEAIKSVL, via the coding sequence ATGTTCGAAAAGGTCCAAGTTGCTCCTGCTGACCCGATTCTCGGTTTGTCCGAACTCTTCAAAGCCGATCCGAATCCTGAAAAGATCAATCTTTCAGTCGGCGTTTATCAGGATAACAACGGTAAAACCCCGATTCTTGAAACCGTTAAAGAAGCCGAAAAAATCATTTACGGCAGCGAAGGTTCCAAAGGTTATCTGCCGATGACCGGCGATCCCGTCTATTGCGCCACGACCCAGGAACTGCTGTTTGGCGAAGGGCACGATATCATCACCAGTAAACGCGCGGCAACTGCGCAATGTCCCGGTGGAACCGGTGCCCTGCGGGTGGCCGGCGACTATCTGCACCTGCTTCATCCGGATGCCAAAATCTGGCTGAGCGATCCGACCTGGGCGAACCATAATACCATCTTCAAAGCGGCGGGCCTGCAGTGTGAAAAGTACGCTTACCGCAACCCGAAGACCAACGGTCTCGACTTTGACGCCATGCTGGCTTCCATCAAGCAGATCCCGGCTGGTGACGTCATCCTCCTGCACGGTTGTTGCCACAACCCGACCGGCATCGACCCGACTCCTGAACAATGGGCGAAAATCGGTGCCGTCCTGGCTGAACGTGGCATCCTGCCGTTGGTTGACTTTGCCTACCAGGGACTTGCAGACGGCATCGAAGAAGACCGTCAGGGGCTGCTTGAACTGGTTAAACATGTCAAGCAACTGCTGATCTGTTCCAGCTATTCGAAAAACTTCGGTCTTTACTGCGAGCGGACCGGCGCACTGACCGTCGTTGCCGACAACCCAGAACAGGCCGCTACGGTCATGAGCCAGGTCAAGCTCAGAATCCGTTACATTTACTCCAATCCGCCAGCCCATGGCGGTAAAATTGTCGCTACTATCCTCAGTAACAAGGAGCTGAAAGCTCGCTGGATTGAAGAAGTGGCCGGCATTCGCAACCGGATTAATGAAATGCGGCATCTTTTTGTCAAAACGCTGAAAGAAAAAGGTGTTGACCAGGATTTCTCGTCGATTATCGAGCAACGCGGGATGTTCAGCTTCTCCGGGCTGAGCAAAGAACAGGTCCTGCGGTTGCGGGATGAGTACTCCATCTATATTGTCGACTCAGGCCGGATCAATGTTGCCGGAATGACCACCTCCAATATGGATAAACTGTGCGAGGCGATTAAGTCCGTTCTTTAA
- a CDS encoding tetratricopeptide repeat protein, producing the protein MMKSTSQLNSVDSADFQFWLPPEGMTLTIGPDSPDLDVPQIPLPIRTADLTVGQQPSEKAIGDGLYEYLCRFPACDHAADYARILEQAYPFLISDIGSQLILLDVKAVDADGLQRKIALLKILHYLDPDNFGPLHKIGVGYFDLAHNYGELLHVQMYLRDARSWLEKARRSKPTDTANLNYLGQVCYLAGNYNQAKLYWKIAADQLEEGSSREELAQRVERIVAGQLPIEPLVENLEAVGVALEHFAVEEFSQACNIMEDLAGNSSIAVELPSTDFFYFLGLCREKCQNLPGAKDAFARALTIDPEHEPSLDAQKRLATH; encoded by the coding sequence ATGATGAAGTCAACATCTCAGCTCAACTCCGTCGATTCCGCCGATTTTCAATTCTGGTTGCCGCCCGAAGGCATGACCCTGACCATCGGGCCGGACAGCCCGGACCTGGACGTACCGCAGATCCCACTGCCGATTCGCACCGCGGACCTGACCGTCGGGCAGCAGCCCTCGGAAAAAGCCATCGGCGACGGGCTCTACGAATACCTGTGCCGGTTTCCCGCCTGCGACCATGCCGCTGACTATGCACGGATTTTGGAGCAGGCGTATCCTTTTCTGATTTCTGATATCGGCTCTCAGCTGATTCTTCTTGATGTCAAAGCGGTTGATGCCGATGGCCTCCAGCGCAAAATCGCTTTACTGAAAATCCTCCATTACCTTGACCCGGACAATTTCGGACCGCTGCATAAGATCGGAGTCGGCTATTTTGATCTGGCCCATAATTACGGCGAGCTGCTTCATGTCCAGATGTATCTGCGCGATGCCCGCAGCTGGCTGGAAAAGGCCCGCCGCAGCAAGCCGACGGACACGGCCAATCTTAATTACCTGGGGCAGGTCTGCTATCTGGCCGGGAATTACAATCAGGCCAAACTGTATTGGAAGATTGCCGCTGACCAGCTTGAAGAGGGTTCTTCCAGGGAAGAACTCGCCCAACGCGTCGAAAGGATCGTCGCCGGGCAGTTGCCGATTGAGCCTCTGGTCGAAAACCTGGAAGCGGTCGGCGTCGCTTTGGAGCATTTTGCGGTTGAGGAATTTTCGCAGGCCTGTAACATTATGGAAGACCTTGCGGGAAACAGCAGCATTGCCGTTGAACTGCCCAGCACCGACTTTTTTTACTTTCTTGGGCTGTGTCGGGAAAAATGCCAAAATCTGCCGGGTGCCAAAGATGCTTTTGCCCGGGCTTTGACCATTGATCCGGAGCATGAACCGTCGCTGGATGCACAGAAAAGATTAGCGACCCACTAG
- a CDS encoding CCA tRNA nucleotidyltransferase: MLSDKIAHFLKQHPEFERLQDLFRDLMPCWLVGGCLRDLFLERPINDVDIACAGDPTAVARRWTRQVGGRWFWLDKERRQSRALLPTGITVDFAPLRAETIATDQALRDFTINSLAFPLQQPLSAQQVLDPLNGIQHLADRKLLPCSTRSFSDDPLRMLKGIRHAVTLKLAVDPETKRQLLHHRDLIQNIAGERCQEELSKILAAEDIRTAVQLLLESGLLAALCGEPGGKFHRDELSADMEALGQAIDQFNQQVRAQFSEEQIEIRRIDQLLAQLLRIYQPANLSRLLHDRLRLSRERQQLIQQLQETPAAELLALAESVSTPRRQALVFEALQPFAEQMLFFQGWQQQRFAPQRLIALSQAFSSLQQFNRIPPLLSAKEISQLLNNAKGRILGQLEKKLKHAEMTGEINSPEEAKSWLKKQNI, from the coding sequence ATGCTGAGTGACAAAATAGCTCATTTCCTCAAGCAGCATCCTGAATTTGAACGACTTCAGGATTTATTTCGTGACCTCATGCCCTGTTGGCTGGTCGGCGGTTGCCTGCGCGATCTGTTCCTGGAGCGGCCGATCAATGATGTCGATATCGCCTGTGCTGGTGATCCGACTGCTGTTGCCAGGCGCTGGACAAGGCAGGTCGGCGGGCGTTGGTTCTGGCTGGATAAAGAACGCCGCCAGAGCAGGGCCTTGCTCCCAACCGGGATCACCGTTGATTTTGCCCCTCTGCGCGCCGAGACTATCGCTACCGATCAGGCTTTGCGCGATTTCACCATCAACTCCCTGGCGTTTCCTCTGCAGCAACCACTCTCCGCTCAGCAGGTTCTTGACCCCCTCAATGGCATTCAACACCTGGCTGACCGAAAGTTGCTCCCCTGTTCAACACGTAGTTTCAGCGATGATCCGTTGCGTATGCTCAAAGGGATCAGGCATGCGGTGACCCTCAAGCTTGCAGTTGATCCGGAGACCAAACGCCAGCTTTTACACCATCGCGATCTCATCCAAAATATAGCCGGGGAGCGTTGCCAGGAGGAGCTAAGCAAGATTCTGGCGGCCGAGGATATTCGCACGGCGGTGCAGCTGTTATTGGAAAGCGGGTTGCTCGCGGCCTTGTGCGGAGAGCCGGGTGGAAAGTTTCACCGGGACGAACTCAGTGCCGATATGGAAGCCCTTGGTCAGGCGATCGATCAATTTAACCAACAGGTGAGGGCGCAATTCAGCGAAGAACAGATCGAGATAAGGCGTATCGATCAGCTCCTTGCCCAACTGCTGCGCATTTACCAACCAGCCAATCTATCCAGGCTCCTTCATGATCGGTTGCGTTTGAGCCGGGAGCGGCAACAGCTGATTCAACAACTGCAAGAAACCCCGGCCGCAGAATTGCTTGCCCTGGCTGAGTCTGTCTCCACACCGCGCCGACAGGCGCTGGTTTTTGAAGCCCTGCAACCCTTTGCTGAACAGATGCTGTTTTTCCAGGGCTGGCAACAGCAGCGGTTTGCCCCACAACGGCTTATTGCACTGAGCCAAGCTTTCAGCAGCCTACAGCAATTTAACCGGATTCCGCCCTTGCTCAGTGCCAAAGAGATTTCCCAGCTGTTGAACAACGCTAAGGGACGGATTCTAGGGCAGTTGGAAAAGAAGCTCAAACATGCCGAAATGACCGGGGAAATCAATTCCCCGGAAGAAGCAAAAAGCTGGCTCAAAAAGCAAAATATTTGA
- a CDS encoding PIN domain-containing protein, which yields MSTNYVLIDFENVQPSSLEILQHHPFKVLVFVGATQTKIPFDIAAAMQALGESAQYVKISGSGKNALDFHIAYYIGELAAKEPGALFHIISRDAGFDPLIRHLKTKKIKVQRESDLGEIPVLRLSTTTSNDEKISAIVKNLAGRGQSRPRKVKTLSNTINSLFTENLSEQQLRVLVNELEQRKYIQVNNNNVSYHLPS from the coding sequence TTGTCTACCAACTACGTTTTGATTGATTTTGAAAATGTCCAGCCAAGTAGCCTGGAAATTCTTCAGCATCATCCTTTCAAGGTGTTGGTGTTCGTAGGGGCAACCCAAACAAAGATACCGTTTGATATAGCTGCTGCGATGCAGGCCTTGGGGGAGTCAGCCCAATACGTAAAAATTTCTGGTTCCGGGAAAAATGCTCTTGATTTCCATATTGCGTACTACATTGGCGAATTGGCCGCAAAAGAACCTGGTGCTCTTTTTCATATTATCTCTCGCGATGCGGGTTTTGACCCTCTGATTCGTCATCTCAAGACTAAAAAAATAAAAGTTCAGCGTGAGAGTGATTTGGGCGAAATCCCTGTGCTTAGGTTATCCACCACAACATCGAATGATGAAAAAATTTCTGCAATCGTCAAAAATCTTGCAGGCCGAGGTCAATCGAGACCAAGGAAGGTAAAAACACTTTCAAATACCATTAACTCGCTGTTCACAGAAAACCTTTCAGAGCAGCAATTAAGAGTATTGGTGAATGAACTGGAACAGCGGAAATACATACAGGTGAACAATAATAATGTGTCATATCACCTACCGAGCTAG
- a CDS encoding DUF4156 domain-containing protein, translated as MKYYLVTILALLALSGCAAQLTEQGRMVREVQPDWSTRCEHLGAIEASEGNGLDIPDDRRGALNRIRNQVADLGGNAFVINQSSSNEIRTLIQADAYKCQ; from the coding sequence TTGAAATACTACCTTGTCACAATTTTAGCGCTGCTAGCACTTTCAGGATGTGCCGCCCAACTTACTGAACAAGGCAGAATGGTACGAGAGGTTCAACCAGACTGGTCAACGAGATGTGAACACTTGGGAGCAATTGAAGCTTCTGAGGGCAACGGCTTGGACATTCCAGATGATCGCAGGGGAGCATTAAACAGAATCAGAAATCAAGTTGCTGACCTAGGAGGAAACGCTTTTGTTATTAACCAGAGTTCAAGCAACGAAATCAGAACACTAATTCAAGCAGATGCTTATAAATGCCAATAG
- a CDS encoding IS1380 family transposase: protein MTFPRFKIEQSKQEFYTSNSGLALTGVALNRFTTLTSRVDKAAPKRGIATSDVVRSYLGLLCQGKSDFAAIRPFFEDDEFFRCSLGLTKVPSPETLRQRLDQFAEVLRTIVDFCSVEFLKKAKAQLSPLSTGHMPLDLDVFTLDNSDTKKEGVSYTYRGFNGYAPLGVWLGLEGWCLEIEHRPGSQHAQAGFVPLLLRSIRKARELSEAPLLVRLDSAHDAIATLVSLKEAEADFIVKWNRRNSDMPIKATDIFAHGKRLKDTKTERIAIMTETVERSYQHEDDETRTIKLRRVLRASERWFDKDGPLLTPDIEVEGWWTSLSSDKEKVIELYQGHALCEQYHSELKTDLDLERLPSGKFATNALVMSCAGLAYNLLRAIGQIGLMDKKQARRAKQRRRLKTVLQDLMYFAARFLRHAHGLALRFSCHAHWQTQAFTKIYERFAYG from the coding sequence GTGACGTTTCCCCGGTTCAAGATTGAGCAGTCCAAGCAGGAATTCTATACCTCCAACTCCGGTCTGGCCTTGACTGGCGTGGCACTGAATCGTTTCACCACGCTGACCTCACGGGTTGATAAGGCGGCTCCGAAGCGGGGAATTGCCACGTCAGATGTGGTCCGCAGTTATCTGGGGTTGCTCTGTCAGGGCAAGAGCGACTTTGCGGCGATCCGCCCCTTTTTTGAGGATGATGAATTCTTCCGCTGTTCTCTCGGACTGACAAAAGTGCCGTCACCCGAGACCTTGCGCCAGCGGCTTGACCAGTTCGCCGAGGTGCTGCGCACCATTGTCGATTTCTGCTCGGTGGAGTTCCTCAAAAAAGCCAAGGCCCAGCTCTCGCCGCTGTCCACTGGCCACATGCCGCTGGATCTGGATGTGTTTACCCTCGACAATTCTGACACCAAGAAAGAGGGCGTCTCCTACACCTACCGAGGCTTTAACGGCTATGCGCCGCTGGGTGTCTGGCTCGGGCTTGAAGGCTGGTGTCTGGAGATCGAGCACCGGCCCGGCTCCCAGCATGCGCAAGCAGGCTTTGTTCCGCTTCTTCTCCGATCGATTCGCAAGGCACGGGAACTGTCGGAAGCCCCTTTGCTGGTGCGCCTGGACAGTGCTCATGATGCCATCGCCACTCTGGTCTCACTCAAGGAGGCAGAAGCCGACTTCATCGTCAAATGGAATCGCCGTAACAGCGACATGCCGATCAAGGCGACGGACATCTTCGCTCATGGCAAACGGCTCAAGGACACCAAAACCGAACGTATTGCAATCATGACTGAAACCGTCGAACGCAGCTACCAGCATGAGGATGACGAAACCAGAACCATCAAGCTGCGCCGGGTGTTGCGCGCCAGTGAGCGTTGGTTCGATAAAGACGGCCCGCTGCTGACCCCCGACATCGAGGTCGAAGGCTGGTGGACCAGCCTCTCCAGCGACAAAGAGAAAGTCATCGAGCTGTACCAGGGGCACGCGCTGTGCGAACAGTATCACTCGGAACTCAAGACCGATCTCGACCTGGAGCGTTTGCCATCTGGAAAGTTCGCCACCAACGCCCTGGTGATGAGCTGTGCTGGCCTGGCCTACAACCTTCTCCGCGCCATCGGCCAGATCGGTTTGATGGATAAAAAACAGGCTCGCCGGGCAAAACAGCGGCGGCGGCTGAAAACCGTTTTGCAGGACCTGATGTACTTCGCCGCCCGGTTTCTGCGCCACGCCCATGGTCTGGCGCTGCGATTCAGTTGCCATGCACACTGGCAGACGCAGGCATTTACGAAAATCTATGAGCGGTTTGCCTATGGCTGA
- a CDS encoding Lrp/AsnC family transcriptional regulator — translation MLDLTDIKILNELQSDGRISIAKLSQKVDISNSSCLRRVKSLEKNGIIEKYTALLSQKKFGITSEIFLLIKMKNQSRKTLEKFQDHIHTLTEVMECFLLSGEFDYLIKLGVKNNENLLAVHNKIAEASDVARINSFFSLQKIIQKTAIPLK, via the coding sequence ATGCTGGATTTAACCGATATTAAAATTTTGAATGAACTGCAGAGCGACGGACGCATCAGCATTGCAAAACTGTCGCAAAAGGTCGACATCTCCAATTCATCCTGCCTGCGGCGGGTTAAATCCCTTGAAAAAAACGGGATCATCGAAAAGTATACGGCCCTTTTGAGCCAGAAAAAATTCGGGATTACCAGTGAGATTTTCCTGTTGATTAAAATGAAGAATCAAAGCAGAAAAACCCTGGAGAAATTCCAGGATCACATCCATACACTCACCGAAGTCATGGAATGCTTTCTCCTGTCCGGAGAATTCGATTATCTCATCAAGCTAGGCGTCAAGAACAACGAAAACCTACTTGCCGTCCATAACAAAATCGCAGAAGCATCGGATGTCGCAAGAATCAATTCTTTCTTCTCATTGCAGAAGATCATTCAAAAAACCGCCATTCCGCTTAAATAG
- a CDS encoding helix-turn-helix transcriptional regulator: MDDFTTGQIFDRIKAGKESLDKALRERVKELDCLYRVSKSIQRNDKSIAAVFADLTVILPGAWQYPEMTCIRIVFNGDVYTSANFQVSEWKQSASIDVFGEKSGDIEIYYLEERPKAFEGPFLKEERFMLNTIAEQISNVAEKILSQQELLIERKSLQDTNESLHDFLRQSQREKRIFGGMIQAKIDKILMPIINELEVDVDKKQKIYLSILKKNLRNIVAPFVEEDKAIIFKLTHTELLICNMIRSGMTTKEIAHVRGISLATVNRHRESIRKKLKLTNRKINLRNYLNLALEDQVRKLR; the protein is encoded by the coding sequence ATGGATGATTTCACAACAGGGCAAATTTTCGACAGGATCAAGGCCGGCAAAGAATCCCTTGATAAAGCGCTTCGGGAGAGGGTTAAGGAACTTGATTGTCTTTACCGGGTGTCTAAATCGATCCAGAGGAATGACAAGTCTATTGCTGCCGTCTTCGCCGATCTGACCGTGATCTTGCCCGGGGCCTGGCAGTATCCCGAGATGACTTGCATAAGGATCGTATTTAATGGGGATGTCTATACGTCTGCTAATTTTCAGGTTTCTGAATGGAAGCAGAGCGCAAGTATCGATGTTTTCGGGGAAAAAAGTGGTGATATCGAAATTTATTACCTTGAGGAACGGCCCAAGGCCTTTGAGGGTCCATTCCTTAAGGAAGAAAGATTTATGCTTAATACGATTGCAGAGCAGATTTCCAATGTTGCGGAGAAAATTTTGTCCCAACAGGAACTGCTCATTGAAAGGAAGTCGCTGCAAGACACCAATGAGTCTCTGCACGACTTTCTAAGGCAGAGCCAGAGGGAGAAGCGGATCTTCGGGGGGATGATTCAGGCAAAAATCGATAAGATATTGATGCCTATTATCAACGAGTTAGAGGTTGATGTTGATAAAAAACAGAAGATTTATTTGAGTATTCTCAAGAAAAACCTGAGGAATATCGTTGCTCCTTTTGTTGAAGAAGATAAGGCCATCATTTTTAAGCTAACCCATACGGAACTGCTGATCTGCAATATGATTCGATCGGGGATGACGACAAAAGAGATCGCGCATGTACGTGGGATCTCCCTGGCCACGGTGAATCGACATCGGGAGAGCATCCGAAAGAAGCTTAAGTTGACCAACCGAAAGATCAATTTACGGAATTACCTCAATCTGGCTTTGGAGGATCAAGTCCGCAAGCTTAGGTAG
- a CDS encoding DUF3012 domain-containing protein, with the protein MRIQKMIGLLLLLAFVALLSACSPEVGSDDWCKNMKEKPKKDWTASEAADYTKYCLFK; encoded by the coding sequence ATGCGGATACAAAAAATGATTGGCCTGTTGTTGCTGTTGGCTTTTGTCGCGTTGCTCTCGGCCTGTTCGCCGGAGGTCGGCAGTGACGATTGGTGTAAAAACATGAAAGAAAAACCCAAGAAAGACTGGACCGCTAGCGAAGCCGCTGATTACACCAAGTATTGTCTCTTTAAATAA